Sequence from the Lysobacter capsici genome:
TGGTGCCGCACGAACATTTCATCAAGGGCCGCGAAGGGCAGTCGCCGGGAAAACTGCGCCGCACCTGGCTGTTCGTGTTCGCCATCGCCCTGCACAACCTGCCCGAGGGCCTGGCGATCGGCGTGGGCTACGCCGGCAACGAGGGCGCGGTGCGGGCCAACGCGCTGGCGATCGGCATCGCGATCCAGGACGTGCCCGAAGGCCTGGTGGTGGCGGTCGCGTTGCTGGCCGCGGGCTATGGCCGGCTATGGTCGGTGTTCATCGGCGCCGCGAGCGGTTTGATCGAACCGGTCGGCGCGGTGCTCGGCGCGGCCGTGACCAGCCATTCGCATGCGCTGTTGCCGTGGGGGCTGGGCTTCGCGGCGGGCGCGATGCTGTTCGTGATCAGCCACGAGATCATTCCCGAATCGCATCGCAAGGGCCATGAGCGTTTCGCCACGGCCGGGCTGATGATCGGGTTCGTGTTGATGATGGTGCTGGATACCGCGCTGGGATAGCGCCGACCCAATCGGTCGGCGCTGTGCATTCGACGCTATACACAGGCGAAGGCGAGGCTCACGGCAGATTCGGATTCGGCGCGGGATCGGTGCGGCGCCAGCGTTCGGGCAGGCCGTAGTCCTTGCAGGTGCTGCAGGTCCAATCCTGCTCACCCGCGGCCTGCAGGATCAGGCGCGGCGCCTTGGGATCGACGCAGGCCCTCTCGGACACGTCCGCGCCCGGCATCAGGATGTCGAAGCCGTTGTCGCGCTCGCAGTAGTACTCCAGATAATCCAATGCCGGCCCCTTGCGGTTGCCGATCATGCCCAGGTCGAGAATCGCGGTCGAAGCGTCCATCAGGATCATCGGCGCCACCGGCCGCGACAGCGCGCCGCGCTGCGCCGCGGCCTGGACCTGCGCGGCGTCGGTGTACTGCGCCGGCACGTAACGGCCGGCGTAAGGCGCATGCACGCTGGATACCGGCGCCTGCTGTTCGCGGATCTGGCGCGACAGCATGTCGCGCAGGCGGGCCGCCTTCTGCGGCGGCAGACCGTCGACCTGGCGCCCCTTCTCATCGTTTTCGTCGCGATACACGGTCATCCGCCCCCAACGATCCGGCGAGTCGATGTTGTAGTACTCGAACGGCACCACCACGTTCCCTTGCATGTCGATCACGCCATGCTTGCCGCCGCGTTCAGCGGCGACGATCACGAACTCCGGCCAAGGCGCGTTGACGCCCATCGGCCAGTAGCTGTCTTGCGGGTCGATGTATCGGTAATCGCCCGCGAACACCGGCTTGCCGCTGCGCAGGTCGTACAAGGTATAGCGATCGCGGTCTTCGCCTCGCCCGGAATAATCGGTATCCGAAAAAATCACATACGGCGCGGGCAGGTCGCTGTTAGGCGCGATGTCGCTATGCTTGGCCGGGATCCGCCAACGCCCGGCGCTGTCGATCACGCCCGTCTTGTCGCCCAGCTTGACGATGTACAGCGCCAGGCTCGGATAGTGCGCGATCACCTGCCACTCGGCCATCGGCAGGATCACGCGCCCGTCGGCGTCGACCACGCCGACGTCGGAGCGGGTGCCCTCAATCCAGCGCAGGGTGGAGAATTGCGGCGGCGCCTTGTTGCCATCCCGCTCGGCGAAGGCGATCGGCAAGGTTTCGATCCGGTCGTAGTCCGGCTTGACCAGCCAGCGACCGTCGCGGTCGGCAAGGCCCTCGCGATCGTCGGCGCCATCGGACGTGGCCACGGTGACGACCAGGCGAGCGGCCTGGGTCTGGTGGATGTAGAGGGCCTGCAACTCGGCGACACGACGCCCGGCCTCGTCCAGCAGCAGGACCGTGCGATTGACGTAGCGCGGCGCGGGTTCATCGCTGCCGTTCGCTTTGCGATACGCAATCGCGACCCAGCGCCGTGCGTCGGGCAGGTAATCGACTTCCGCGAACTCGCCGGGAATGGCGGGCTTGGCGGTTTCGTCCAGCACGCGGCAGCTCGGCTCATCGACAATCTCTACGCCGTTGTGTTCGCCGACCGGACGGATGCACTCGCGAATCCACGGCGAGCCCTCCAGCGCCTTGTAGTCGACGCCATCGCGGAATTCGGTCAGCGCCTTGCCGTTGCGATCGAACAACGCCGACTGGCCGCGTCGCGTTACCGCCAGCAAGGACGCAACCGCCGTGACTGAATCGTTGAGCGGCTCCAGCACGATACGTCCCTGTGCATTCATCGCGCCGGTGCGGCGCGCGCGCTGGAACGAGAACAGGCCGGTTCCCTCCAGCGCATCGAGTTCGGTATACACCGGCTCGGCCACCACACGGCCGTCCTCGCGCACCAGACCACCCTTGCCGCCCAGCACCGGCGAGCCTTCGGTGCCGATCAGCATCGCGTCCAGCGAGGGCTGGGGCGGCTCGATGTACTCGAACGGGCCGGCGATGCGCTTGCCGTGCGCGTCGAGCAGTTCGCCGCCGAGCCCGGCGCGACTCAACCATCCGCCGCCGGGCAAACGGGTGAACTCGACGGTGTCGACCGGGACCACCACGCGGCCGCGCGCGTCGCGCAGGCCCTGGCCGGTCCAGTGCGTGAGCTCATTGTTCAAGGTGAATACTTCGAGCGCGCCTTCGGCGGGCTGGGTCGTCTCGGCGGCCGACAGCGGCGCGCACAATGTCCCGGCGCAAACCAGCGCCAGCAGGGATTTGAACAGCGAACCGCGCATCAGCGCTCTCCGATCGGACAGGAAGGAACGAAACTGGCGCGATAGTCCAGCCAGATCGCGCGCGCCGACAGCAGCAGCGGCGCACCGGCTTCGGTCGACAAGCGCGTGGGGTCGATTTCGAACGCGGCCGTTTGCGCCGCCGCGCCGCAACGCTGCGCGGCGAGTTTGCACAGGCTTGCCGAATCCGAAGGCGCTCGCGGGCCGAGCCATTCGTCCCAACCGCTTGGCCCGTACGACGATTGCCGCGCCAGTTGGGTCAACGTCGCCAGCACCGGCGCGGATCGACGCGACAGTTCGGCGCCGCCCGCGGCGGCGCGGAAGTTTTGTTCGATCGGCACGGTGAGGCCGTTGCGGCAATCGATCGCCAGCACCTGCTCGACCTGCGCGTCCTCGGGCACCTTCTGCGGCCAGCGCTCCACCTCGACCCGCGAGCTGCGCGACGTCACCTCGATGACGCCGTCGCCGCGATGGCGCAGCGAGTCCAGATCGAACGCGGACAGCGAATCTTCGGCCGGCGCCGAGCGCGACCGACGCTCGCTCCGACGCGATGCCGGCGCTGCCGACTTCGGCGCCGGCAGCGGCGGCGCGTAGCGCGCGATGGCCTGGTCGTATTGCGCGCGCAAGCGTTCGAACAGCGCGCGGGCATCGGCCGGCGGCGCATCGCCGATCGCGGCGTAGTCGTAGGCGAACTCGGTCGCCGCCGCCGATTCCGGCGCGGCCGCCGAAGCGGCCTGTCGGGGCATCATCGCCAGTGCGCAGGCCAGCCAGATCTCGCTGGACGCGGGCCAGCGGTGGCTCTCCACTTCGTCCTGGCGCAAGGCGATCTGTTGCAGCTGGTCCTCATAGGGCAGATCGCGGCGCGCGATCGGACGGCTGTCGCGGTCGAGCAGCAACAAGGCCGTGTCCACGTACAGACCGCTGCGGCAGTCGAGCAGACGTTCCAGGGATTCGTAATAGCCGGCCGCGTTCTGCTCGGCGGTCCAGCCGTGCGACGAGGTGCGCGGATAGCGCGACGCCGACTCGGTAAGGCCGTCGGCGCGCAGCTTCAACCGATCGCGGTCGACCGCGTGCGCGCCGTCGCCCATGAAGCCGCCCCACCGGTCGGATGTCGCATCGGCCTGCGCCGCCATCGCCGCGCCCGCGTTCGACAATCCCAGAATCAGTGCGAGCCATGCACCGTGCCCACGTCCATGTAACCACGCCATATCGCTTCACCGTCGATGCAGATCAAGAAGGCCGGAGTTCGCGATCGCCTGACGATCACTCCTGGATCCATTGTCCCACACCGCGGCGCGGTCGCGCGCCGGGCATGCGCGCTCGGCCACGCGGTCGCCTGCTCCGTGCTGGACATCGGTGTGCCGGCGACGCGCGGCGCCGGAAAATCGATGGCGCGATGCGTTATCCCAGATCGCAGCGCATCGCCCTGCGCCCAACTCCCAGGCCGCCGTCGCCGCGGCCTGGAGCTAGCAATCGTTGAAGTCGCCGAACGACCGGCCGCAGCGCGCGGCCGATACGCTCAGTAATCGTCGCGGCCGTGGGTGGCGGTGGAATAACCCAGGAACTCGGCCGCGCTCGCGTCCGGACGACCGCGCTTGGTCGCGTTCTGAAAGTTGGGAATCGCGACGCCGCGATTGCGATACCCATTGACGGCGATATCGCTGTAACCGGAATACAGCCCGTTGGACCGGCAATCGCGCACGCCTTCGCCGTACAGGATCGACTTGGCCATGTACTCCAGCCCGCGCGCGAACCGCGGCTGCGGCTCGTTGCCGATGGTCAGCGTCCACACGCTGGTGTCGCCCTGGATCGTGGCGATTTCCGCGGCCTGCGCGATCCCGGCCAGCGAGTACTGCGGGTGATGGCAATCGCGCGCCTGCAGTTCCTGCACTTCGCCGCTGCTGTAGACGATCAGCGGAATCATCTGCTTCATCCGGGTCAGACCGGCGTTGTAGCGACTGGCGTCGTCCTGATACACGCCCGCGGCCATCATCGCCAACGCGCCGGACACGCCCCAGTTGTTGGTCCGGCTCGAGGCCTGGTTGGCCTGCGCATAGAGCTTGTTGAGATAGCCGTTGAAGCGATCCTGCTGGGCCGGCGTCCAGCCCGCCTCGCCGCCGTTGTGGTGTCGAATGATCTCCGCAGCGCTCGCCCACACCGGCAGGCCCCAGGCCGCTTCCAGCCAGGCCTGCGGCGCATCGGTGCCCGACGCCAGCGTGAACCCGGTGAATGTCGACGACCACGCATCGAGAATCTGGATCGCCTTGTCGCGGTTGCGGGTGTCGCCGCTGACGGTCCAGCGCAGCGCGTTCAAATACGCCGCCATGCTGTCGTTCTTCCAGCGCGTTTCCTGCGGACCGCCCGCGGCGCGCACCACCTGCACGGTCGCCAGCGCCGAATGCGCGTAGGTGTGCGAGCCGCGATTGTCCTGCAGCAG
This genomic interval carries:
- a CDS encoding ZIP family metal transporter, which produces MSDARATVFGRRLSVAQWLGLVILALGAMAMIADAWRFIDSVPAVRAAFVGGAVAALATALGALPVLFSQRLSDRIQDTLFGFGAGVMLAACAFSLIIPGLAAAQATAQFGGGQRGASLVIGLAVLLGGATIMLIDRVVPHEHFIKGREGQSPGKLRRTWLFVFAIALHNLPEGLAIGVGYAGNEGAVRANALAIGIAIQDVPEGLVVAVALLAAGYGRLWSVFIGAASGLIEPVGAVLGAAVTSHSHALLPWGLGFAAGAMLFVISHEIIPESHRKGHERFATAGLMIGFVLMMVLDTALG
- a CDS encoding WG repeat-containing protein; its protein translation is MRGSLFKSLLALVCAGTLCAPLSAAETTQPAEGALEVFTLNNELTHWTGQGLRDARGRVVVPVDTVEFTRLPGGGWLSRAGLGGELLDAHGKRIAGPFEYIEPPQPSLDAMLIGTEGSPVLGGKGGLVREDGRVVAEPVYTELDALEGTGLFSFQRARRTGAMNAQGRIVLEPLNDSVTAVASLLAVTRRGQSALFDRNGKALTEFRDGVDYKALEGSPWIRECIRPVGEHNGVEIVDEPSCRVLDETAKPAIPGEFAEVDYLPDARRWVAIAYRKANGSDEPAPRYVNRTVLLLDEAGRRVAELQALYIHQTQAARLVVTVATSDGADDREGLADRDGRWLVKPDYDRIETLPIAFAERDGNKAPPQFSTLRWIEGTRSDVGVVDADGRVILPMAEWQVIAHYPSLALYIVKLGDKTGVIDSAGRWRIPAKHSDIAPNSDLPAPYVIFSDTDYSGRGEDRDRYTLYDLRSGKPVFAGDYRYIDPQDSYWPMGVNAPWPEFVIVAAERGGKHGVIDMQGNVVVPFEYYNIDSPDRWGRMTVYRDENDEKGRQVDGLPPQKAARLRDMLSRQIREQQAPVSSVHAPYAGRYVPAQYTDAAQVQAAAQRGALSRPVAPMILMDASTAILDLGMIGNRKGPALDYLEYYCERDNGFDILMPGADVSERACVDPKAPRLILQAAGEQDWTCSTCKDYGLPERWRRTDPAPNPNLP
- a CDS encoding alginate lyase family protein, whose product is MSRTRKLRTAKLRFTVMALTLLTCWAGAAYAADHEVVAAHASAHDIAAIGLAGELSTQAVPPFKHPGLLVTQTRLNSIRAAVQSTSNSAIKTGYNRLLQDNRGSHTYAHSALATVQVVRAAGGPQETRWKNDSMAAYLNALRWTVSGDTRNRDKAIQILDAWSSTFTGFTLASGTDAPQAWLEAAWGLPVWASAAEIIRHHNGGEAGWTPAQQDRFNGYLNKLYAQANQASSRTNNWGVSGALAMMAAGVYQDDASRYNAGLTRMKQMIPLIVYSSGEVQELQARDCHHPQYSLAGIAQAAEIATIQGDTSVWTLTIGNEPQPRFARGLEYMAKSILYGEGVRDCRSNGLYSGYSDIAVNGYRNRGVAIPNFQNATKRGRPDASAAEFLGYSTATHGRDDY